From the genome of Phreatobacter cathodiphilus, one region includes:
- the hutU gene encoding urocanate hydratase, whose translation MTTRLDNSRLIRAPRGREMTAKTWGAEAALRMLMNNLDPEVAERPNELVVYGGIGRAARDWESFDRIVASLRSLEPDETLLIQSGKPVGIFRTHTDAPRVLLANSNLVPGWATWDHFHHLDKLGLMMYGQMTAGSWIYIGSQGIVQGTYETFAEVARRHFGGSLKGKWILTGGLGGMGGAQPLAATMAGASMIAVECQPSRIEMRLKTRYLDAEAKTIEEALEIVERSHKAGRPISVGLLGNAAEVFPEMVARGIRPDVVTDQTSAHDPLNGYLPAGWSLARWEEARERDPKAVEAAAKQSMATHVRAMLDFHRMGVPTLDYGNNIRQMAKDMGVADAFDFPGFVPAYIRPLFCRGIGPFRWASLTGDPEDIAKTDAKVKELIPDDPHLHNWLDMAQERIQFQGLPARICWVGLGDRHRLGLAFNEMVARGEIGPIVIGRDHLDSGSVASPNRETEAMKDGSDAVSDWPLLNALLNTASGATWVSLHHGGGVGMGYSQHAGVVIVADGTPEAAARLGRVLWNDPGTGVMRHADAGYDIAVDCAREKGLKLPALGIGV comes from the coding sequence ATGACCACCCGTCTCGACAATTCGCGCCTCATCCGGGCGCCGCGCGGCCGCGAGATGACGGCGAAGACCTGGGGCGCCGAGGCGGCGCTCCGCATGCTGATGAACAATCTCGACCCGGAGGTCGCCGAGCGCCCGAACGAGCTCGTCGTCTATGGCGGCATCGGCCGCGCCGCGCGCGACTGGGAGAGCTTCGACCGCATCGTCGCATCCCTGCGTTCGCTCGAGCCGGACGAGACGCTGCTCATTCAGTCCGGCAAGCCGGTCGGCATCTTCCGCACCCACACGGATGCGCCGCGCGTGCTGCTGGCCAATTCGAACCTGGTGCCGGGCTGGGCCACCTGGGACCATTTTCACCACCTCGATAAGCTCGGCCTGATGATGTACGGCCAGATGACGGCCGGCTCCTGGATCTACATCGGCAGCCAGGGCATCGTTCAGGGCACCTACGAAACCTTCGCGGAAGTTGCGCGCCGGCATTTCGGCGGCTCGCTCAAGGGCAAGTGGATCCTCACCGGCGGACTCGGCGGCATGGGCGGCGCCCAGCCGCTCGCCGCCACCATGGCGGGTGCTTCCATGATCGCCGTGGAGTGCCAGCCGAGCCGCATCGAGATGCGGCTGAAGACCCGCTATCTCGACGCCGAGGCGAAGACCATCGAGGAGGCGCTGGAGATCGTCGAGCGCTCGCACAAGGCGGGCAGGCCGATCTCGGTCGGCCTCCTCGGCAACGCCGCTGAGGTCTTCCCCGAGATGGTCGCCCGCGGCATCCGCCCGGATGTCGTCACCGACCAGACCTCGGCCCACGATCCGCTCAACGGCTACCTGCCGGCGGGCTGGAGCCTCGCCCGCTGGGAGGAGGCGCGCGAGCGCGACCCCAAAGCGGTGGAGGCCGCCGCCAAGCAGTCCATGGCGACCCACGTGCGCGCCATGCTCGACTTCCACCGCATGGGGGTGCCGACCCTCGACTACGGCAACAACATCCGCCAGATGGCGAAGGACATGGGGGTCGCCGACGCCTTCGACTTCCCCGGTTTCGTGCCGGCCTATATCCGCCCGCTGTTCTGCCGCGGCATCGGCCCCTTCCGCTGGGCTTCGCTCACCGGCGATCCCGAGGACATCGCGAAGACCGACGCCAAGGTGAAGGAGCTGATCCCCGACGATCCGCACCTCCACAACTGGCTCGACATGGCGCAGGAGCGCATCCAGTTCCAGGGCCTGCCGGCCCGCATCTGCTGGGTCGGCCTCGGCGACCGCCACCGCCTCGGCCTCGCCTTCAACGAGATGGTGGCGAGAGGCGAGATCGGCCCCATCGTCATCGGCCGCGACCATCTCGATTCCGGCTCCGTCGCCTCCCCCAACCGCGAGACCGAGGCGATGAAGGACGGGTCCGATGCCGTGTCGGACTGGCCGCTGCTCAATGCCCTGCTCAACACCGCGTCGGGCGCCACCTGGGTGTCGCTGCACCACGGCGGCGGCGTCGGCATGGGCTATTCGCAGCATGCCGGCGTCGTCATCGTCGCCGACGGCACGCCGGAGGCCGCGGCGCGGCTCGGCCGTGTCCTGTGGAACGATCCCGGCACCGGCGTCATGCGCCATGCCGATGCCGGCTACGACATCGCGGTGGATTGCGCCCGGGAGAAGGGCTTGAAGTTGCCCGCGCTCGGCATCGGGGTGTGA
- the hutI gene encoding imidazolonepropionase, whose protein sequence is MRVDRLFRDARLATMAGTGADHGLGLIEDGLIATEGGRIVYVGARADAPRLDPVETIRCEGRWITPGLVDCHTHLVYAGNRAHEFELRLKGASYEEIARAGGGIVSTVKATRAAKPRDLCDESLPRLDALIAEGVTTVEIKSGYGLDLDTEEKQLRVARSLAEKRDVGVVTTFLGAHALPPEANGDKTAYLDLVCHKMIPAMAHHGLADAVDAFCEGIAFSPEETARVFAAAAKHGLPVKLHADQLSNLHGAKLAADHGALSADHLEFTDEEGAAAMAKAGTVAVLLPGAFYFIRETQAPPVESFRRHGTAMALATDSNPGSSPLTSPLLAMNMGATLFRLTVAECLLGFTGNAAKALGRDDIGVLEPGRRADLCLWSVERLAELVYRIGFNPLFARYRGA, encoded by the coding sequence ATGCGCGTTGACCGTCTCTTTCGCGACGCGCGGCTGGCCACCATGGCCGGCACCGGCGCGGATCACGGCCTCGGCCTCATCGAGGACGGCCTCATTGCGACCGAGGGCGGGCGCATCGTCTATGTCGGCGCACGCGCCGACGCGCCGCGGCTCGATCCGGTCGAGACCATCCGCTGCGAGGGCCGCTGGATCACCCCGGGCCTCGTCGACTGCCACACCCACCTCGTCTATGCCGGCAACCGCGCCCACGAGTTCGAGCTGCGCCTGAAGGGCGCGAGCTACGAGGAGATCGCCCGCGCCGGCGGCGGCATCGTCTCCACGGTGAAGGCGACACGTGCGGCCAAGCCCCGCGACCTCTGCGACGAGAGCCTCCCGCGGCTCGACGCCCTGATCGCCGAGGGCGTCACCACGGTCGAGATCAAGTCCGGCTACGGCCTCGACCTCGACACCGAGGAAAAGCAGCTCCGCGTCGCCCGGTCGCTCGCCGAGAAGCGCGACGTCGGCGTCGTCACCACCTTCCTCGGCGCCCACGCGCTTCCGCCCGAGGCGAACGGCGACAAGACCGCCTATCTCGACCTCGTCTGCCACAAGATGATCCCCGCCATGGCCCATCATGGGCTCGCCGACGCGGTCGACGCCTTCTGCGAGGGCATCGCCTTCTCCCCCGAGGAAACGGCGCGGGTCTTCGCCGCCGCGGCGAAGCACGGACTGCCGGTGAAGCTGCACGCCGACCAGCTCTCCAACCTCCACGGGGCGAAGCTCGCCGCCGACCACGGGGCGCTCTCGGCCGACCATCTCGAATTTACCGATGAGGAGGGCGCGGCCGCCATGGCGAAGGCCGGGACGGTGGCGGTGCTGCTGCCAGGCGCCTTCTATTTCATCCGCGAGACGCAGGCGCCCCCGGTCGAGTCCTTCCGCCGCCACGGCACGGCCATGGCGCTGGCCACCGATTCCAATCCCGGCTCCTCGCCGCTGACCTCGCCGCTCCTCGCCATGAACATGGGCGCGACGCTGTTCCGCCTGACCGTGGCCGAATGCCTCCTCGGATTCACTGGGAACGCGGCGAAGGCCCTCGGCCGCGACGACATCGGGGTGCTTGAGCCGGGACGGCGGGCCGATCTCTGCCTCTGGTCGGTGGAGCGCCTCGCCGAACTCGTCTATCGCATCGGCTTCAATCCGCTCTTCGCCCGCTACAGAGGCGCCTGA
- a CDS encoding acetyl-CoA acetyltransferase, with protein MAKGIRDKVAILGMGCSKFGERWDMNAEDLMVEAYTEALGDAGIETKQIDAAWLGTAIEEQHVGKSAVPLAVALRLPYIPVTRVENFCATGTEAFRGAVYAVASGAADIALALGVEKLKDTGYGGLPQRGRGTLPNMTWPNASAPGYFAQLAAAYRAKHGSAPEDLKRAMAHVSVKSHDNGGRNAKAHLRNKITIGTVLNSPMIAEPLGLYDCCGVSDGAACAIVTTPEIARSLGKRDLVSVKALQVSVSNGTEAQHNSWDGSYFATTRIAATRAYQEAGIERPRDEISLIEVHDCFSVTELVTMEDLHISAEGRAIHDILDGFYDADGTIPCQIDGGLKCFGHPIGASGLRMIYEMYLQMQGRAGERQRQDMPRLGLTHNLGGFPHQNVCSISIVGRYEG; from the coding sequence ATGGCCAAGGGCATTCGCGACAAGGTCGCCATTCTCGGCATGGGCTGCTCGAAGTTCGGCGAGCGCTGGGACATGAACGCCGAAGACCTGATGGTCGAGGCCTATACGGAGGCGCTCGGCGACGCCGGCATTGAGACCAAGCAGATCGACGCCGCCTGGCTCGGCACCGCCATCGAGGAGCAGCATGTCGGCAAGTCGGCCGTGCCGCTCGCTGTGGCGCTGCGCCTGCCCTACATCCCGGTGACGCGCGTCGAGAACTTCTGCGCCACCGGTACAGAGGCCTTCCGCGGCGCGGTCTATGCGGTGGCGTCGGGAGCCGCCGACATCGCGCTCGCCCTCGGCGTCGAGAAGCTGAAGGACACCGGCTATGGCGGCCTGCCGCAGCGCGGCCGCGGCACCCTGCCGAACATGACCTGGCCCAACGCCTCGGCGCCGGGCTATTTCGCCCAGCTCGCCGCCGCCTATCGCGCCAAGCACGGCTCGGCGCCGGAGGACCTGAAGCGCGCCATGGCGCATGTCTCGGTGAAGAGCCACGACAATGGCGGTCGCAACGCCAAGGCGCACCTGAGGAACAAGATCACCATCGGCACGGTGCTGAATTCGCCGATGATCGCCGAGCCGCTCGGGCTCTACGATTGCTGCGGCGTCTCGGACGGGGCGGCCTGCGCCATCGTGACGACGCCGGAGATCGCCCGCAGCCTCGGCAAGCGCGACCTCGTCTCGGTCAAGGCGCTGCAGGTCTCGGTGTCGAACGGCACGGAGGCCCAGCACAATTCCTGGGACGGCAGCTATTTCGCCACCACCCGCATCGCCGCCACCCGCGCCTATCAGGAGGCGGGAATCGAGAGGCCGCGCGACGAGATCAGCCTGATCGAGGTGCACGACTGCTTCTCGGTGACCGAGCTCGTCACCATGGAGGACCTGCACATCTCCGCCGAGGGCCGGGCGATCCACGACATCCTCGACGGCTTCTACGACGCGGACGGCACGATCCCCTGCCAGATCGACGGCGGCCTCAAGTGCTTCGGCCATCCGATCGGCGCCTCGGGCCTCCGGATGATCTACGAGATGTACCTGCAGATGCAGGGCCGCGCCGGCGAGCGGCAGCGCCAGGACATGCCGCGGCTGGGGCTGACCCACAATCTCGGCGGCTTCCCGCACCAGAACGTCTGCTCGATCTCCATCGTCGGGCGCTACGAGGGGTGA
- a CDS encoding SDR family oxidoreductase has product MAGTGALEGKVVIVTGAGRGIGREIALTAAAEGAKVVVNDLGGAADGSGASAAPAEEVAEEIRAKGGQAVANFDSVAEPASANAIVKTAVDAFGGLDAVINNAGILRDAIFHKMSVADFELVIKVHLMGTFYVSHAAARIFREQASGAFVHFTSTSGLIGNYGQANYAAAKLGIVGLSKSIALDMARFNVRSNCVSPFAWSRLIGTIPTETEAEKARVARMQAMGPEKIAPLSAFLASDRAKDVTGQIFAVRMNEIFLMGQSRPIRSIHRDGGWTCDSLASHGMPALKSSFYPLDRSADIFSWDPV; this is encoded by the coding sequence ATGGCGGGCACGGGCGCTCTGGAGGGCAAGGTCGTCATCGTGACGGGAGCCGGGCGCGGTATCGGCCGCGAGATCGCGCTGACCGCCGCCGCCGAGGGGGCGAAGGTCGTCGTCAACGATCTCGGCGGCGCCGCCGACGGCTCGGGCGCCAGTGCCGCGCCGGCCGAGGAGGTTGCCGAGGAGATCCGTGCCAAGGGCGGCCAGGCCGTCGCCAATTTCGACAGCGTCGCCGAGCCCGCTTCCGCCAACGCCATCGTCAAGACCGCGGTGGACGCCTTCGGCGGCCTCGACGCGGTGATCAACAATGCCGGCATCCTGCGCGACGCCATCTTCCACAAGATGAGCGTCGCGGACTTCGAGCTCGTCATCAAGGTGCACCTGATGGGGACCTTCTACGTCTCCCACGCCGCGGCCCGCATCTTCCGCGAGCAGGCGAGCGGCGCCTTCGTCCACTTCACCTCGACCTCCGGCCTCATCGGCAATTACGGTCAGGCGAACTATGCCGCCGCCAAGCTCGGCATCGTCGGCCTGTCGAAGTCCATCGCCCTGGACATGGCCCGCTTCAACGTGCGCTCCAACTGCGTCTCGCCCTTCGCCTGGAGCCGCCTCATCGGCACGATCCCGACGGAGACCGAGGCCGAGAAGGCGCGCGTCGCCCGCATGCAGGCCATGGGGCCGGAAAAGATCGCGCCGCTCTCGGCCTTCCTCGCCTCCGACCGGGCGAAGGACGTCACCGGCCAGATCTTCGCCGTGCGCATGAACGAGATTTTCCTGATGGGCCAGTCGCGGCCGATCCGCTCCATCCATCGGGACGGGGGCTGGACCTGCGACAGTCTCGCCAGCCACGGCATGCCGGCGCTGAAGTCGTCCTTCTATCCGCTCGACCGCTCCGCCGACATCTTCTCGTGGGATCCGGTGTGA
- the hutH gene encoding histidine ammonia-lyase yields the protein MSGLIRAGGNALGLWRQVAAGATPALDPATRGAIARGHELLMAKARGNDAVYGVNTGFGKLASVRIPAEKLAELQVNIVRSHQAGMGEPLEEPIVRLVLALKAASLAHGASGVQPATVDLLVAMLREGVLPVIPAQGSVGASGDLAPLAHLAAVLIGEGEAVWCGTRMAGDEALAKAGLTPVVLGPKEGLALLNGTQVSTALALHGLFLIENAFAAALVTGALSTDAIAGSDTPFDARIHTLRGQPGQIAVAAVLRALMEGSAIRRSHLADDPRVQDPYSIRCQPQVMGAALDVIRSAQAMLLAEANGVTDNPLVMADDGDVLSGGNFHAEPVAFAADMLALAACEIGNLAQRRCAMLVDPVLSGLPAFLVREPGLNSGFMIAEVASAALASENRQKAAPAVTDTIPTSANQEDHVSMATHGARRLGPMAENLCRIIGIEALMAAQGIDMRAPLSTSPLLEKAHAAIRAVAPVLDRDRPLAAEMARVAALVASGGLTTPFGHVVERLFGES from the coding sequence ATGTCCGGTCTCATCCGCGCCGGGGGCAATGCCCTCGGTCTCTGGCGTCAGGTCGCCGCCGGCGCCACGCCTGCCCTCGATCCTGCGACCCGCGGCGCCATCGCCCGCGGCCACGAGCTGCTGATGGCCAAGGCGCGCGGCAACGACGCGGTCTATGGCGTCAATACCGGCTTCGGCAAGCTCGCCAGCGTCCGCATTCCCGCCGAGAAGCTGGCGGAGCTTCAGGTCAACATCGTCCGCTCCCACCAGGCCGGCATGGGCGAGCCGCTGGAGGAGCCGATCGTGCGGCTGGTCCTGGCGCTGAAGGCGGCGAGCCTCGCCCACGGCGCCTCCGGCGTGCAGCCGGCGACCGTCGACCTCCTGGTGGCGATGCTGCGCGAGGGCGTGCTGCCGGTGATCCCGGCGCAGGGGTCCGTCGGCGCCTCCGGCGACCTCGCCCCGCTCGCCCACTTGGCTGCGGTGCTCATCGGCGAGGGCGAGGCGGTCTGGTGCGGTACGCGCATGGCCGGCGACGAGGCGTTGGCGAAGGCGGGCCTGACGCCGGTCGTCCTTGGCCCGAAGGAGGGCCTGGCCCTGCTCAACGGCACGCAGGTTTCGACGGCGCTGGCCCTGCACGGGCTGTTCCTCATCGAGAACGCCTTCGCCGCCGCGCTCGTCACAGGGGCGCTGTCGACCGACGCCATCGCCGGCTCCGACACGCCCTTCGACGCGCGTATCCACACCCTGCGAGGCCAGCCCGGGCAGATCGCGGTGGCGGCCGTCCTGCGGGCCCTGATGGAGGGCAGCGCGATCCGCCGCTCGCATCTCGCCGACGATCCGCGGGTGCAGGACCCCTATTCCATCCGTTGCCAGCCGCAGGTGATGGGCGCCGCCCTCGACGTCATCCGCTCGGCTCAAGCCATGCTGCTGGCCGAGGCGAACGGCGTCACCGACAATCCGCTGGTGATGGCCGACGACGGCGACGTGCTCTCCGGCGGCAATTTCCACGCCGAGCCCGTCGCCTTCGCCGCCGACATGCTGGCTCTCGCGGCCTGCGAGATCGGCAACCTCGCCCAGCGCCGCTGCGCCATGCTGGTGGATCCGGTGCTCTCGGGGCTCCCGGCCTTCCTGGTGCGGGAGCCGGGGCTGAACTCCGGCTTCATGATTGCCGAGGTGGCGAGCGCCGCACTCGCCTCCGAAAACCGCCAGAAGGCGGCGCCCGCGGTCACCGACACGATCCCCACCTCCGCCAACCAGGAGGACCACGTCTCCATGGCGACCCACGGCGCCCGCCGGCTCGGTCCCATGGCGGAGAACCTCTGTCGCATCATCGGCATCGAGGCGCTGATGGCGGCGCAGGGCATCGACATGCGCGCGCCGCTCTCCACCAGTCCGCTGCTGGAGAAAGCCCATGCGGCGATCCGCGCCGTCGCGCCCGTGCTCGACCGCGACCGGCCCCTTGCCGCCGAAATGGCGCGCGTCGCCGCCCTCGTCGCCTCCGGCGGCCTGACGACGCCCTTCGGCCATGTGGTCGAGCGGCTGTTCGGGGAGAGTTGA
- a CDS encoding formimidoylglutamate deiminase: MDKLHLDKALTPEGWRDDVTLSVGPDGRIAAITTGAAPPDATRIRGIAIPGLPNLHSHAFQRGMAGLAEVAGEGDDSFWTWRDWMYRFALALEPDDVEAIAALAYVEMLEAGFTTVGEFHYLHHGRDGRPYADPAELARRCIAAAETTGLGIAILPVFYAHSGFGGLPPSEGQRRFICDLDLFGRVAAGARAAAKAYGRGGFGIAPHSLRAVTRDELTALLAAFPAGPVHIHVSEQVKEVEDCLSAHGMRPIALLGDWAALSERWCLIHATHADPFEVRQMASAGAVVGLCPVTEANLGDGLFAGVDFKARGGRFGVGTDSNVAISASGELAMLDYAQRFATRRRTALADRGRSTGRTVLEACLCGGAQALGLGTIGLAVGAPADVVVLDAGHMAFAGRGGDAVLDSWIFGPSAGAVSEVWVSGRRVVDGGRHVARSAVEVRARAVLERVIGG; this comes from the coding sequence ATGGACAAGCTCCATCTGGACAAGGCGCTGACCCCCGAGGGCTGGCGCGACGACGTGACCCTGTCGGTCGGCCCGGACGGGCGTATCGCCGCGATCACCACCGGAGCCGCGCCGCCCGATGCGACGCGCATCCGCGGCATCGCCATTCCCGGCCTGCCGAACCTCCACTCCCACGCCTTCCAGCGGGGCATGGCCGGCCTCGCCGAGGTCGCGGGCGAGGGGGACGATTCGTTCTGGACCTGGCGCGACTGGATGTACCGCTTCGCCCTCGCCCTCGAGCCGGACGACGTGGAGGCCATCGCGGCGCTGGCCTATGTCGAGATGCTGGAGGCAGGCTTCACCACGGTGGGCGAGTTCCACTACCTGCACCACGGCCGCGACGGGCGGCCCTATGCCGATCCCGCCGAACTCGCCAGGCGCTGCATCGCCGCGGCTGAGACCACGGGCCTCGGCATCGCCATCCTGCCGGTCTTCTATGCCCATTCCGGCTTCGGCGGCCTGCCGCCCTCCGAGGGACAGCGGCGCTTCATCTGCGACCTCGACCTGTTCGGCCGGGTGGCGGCGGGCGCGCGGGCGGCGGCGAAGGCCTATGGTCGCGGCGGCTTCGGTATCGCGCCGCATTCGCTCAGGGCGGTGACGCGTGACGAACTCACGGCCCTGCTCGCGGCCTTCCCCGCCGGTCCGGTCCACATCCACGTCTCCGAACAGGTGAAGGAGGTGGAGGACTGCCTCTCCGCCCATGGCATGCGGCCCATCGCCCTGCTCGGGGACTGGGCGGCGCTGTCGGAGCGCTGGTGCCTCATCCACGCCACCCACGCGGATCCTTTCGAGGTCCGGCAGATGGCGTCGGCCGGCGCCGTGGTCGGGCTCTGCCCGGTGACGGAGGCCAATCTCGGCGACGGGCTCTTCGCCGGGGTGGACTTCAAGGCGCGGGGCGGTCGATTCGGGGTCGGAACGGATTCGAACGTCGCCATCTCGGCGTCCGGCGAACTCGCCATGCTCGACTATGCGCAGCGCTTCGCGACGCGCCGCCGCACCGCGCTGGCGGATCGCGGCCGCTCGACGGGCCGCACGGTGCTGGAGGCGTGCCTTTGCGGAGGCGCGCAGGCGCTGGGGCTCGGAACCATCGGCCTCGCCGTCGGCGCGCCAGCGGATGTGGTCGTGCTCGATGCCGGGCACATGGCCTTCGCCGGGCGCGGCGGCGATGCGGTGCTCGATTCCTGGATCTTCGGGCCTTCGGCGGGTGCCGTCAGCGAGGTCTGGGTGTCGGGCCGGCGGGTGGTGGACGGCGGCCGGCACGTGGCGCGCTCCGCCGTCGAGGTCCGGGCGCGGGCGGTGCTGGAGCGGGTGATCGGGGGGTAA
- a CDS encoding hydroxymethylglutaryl-CoA synthase family protein, with translation MTFGILAFGAYIPRLRLQRKAIADAHGWFNAALKGQGKGERAIANWDEDAVTMAVEAARDCLTGQDATRVEAVQMASTTFPFLDRLNSGVVSEALNLGQDLATSDAGQTQRAATSALMTALRGGPATLVLAAEKRPVKAASPLEMTAGDGAAALLVGEGKPVATLLASATRTADFVDHYRTPESEFDYQWEERWIRDAGYMPLVPPAIKACLAKAGLGPEAVTRFCMPAVLAKVANSVAKAAGIADAAVADNLHAVCGETGAAHPLVMLVAALEAAKPGEKIMVVGFGQGADVLLFEVTDAIADLPARLGVKGHLARRKEEANYSKFLAFNDTIELERGMRAEADKQTALSALWRNRATVTSFVGGKCTQCGTLQFPKTRVCVNPNCTAIDTQVPEPFAGKTGKINSYTADRLTYSPDPPACYGMIQFEEGGRWMMDFTDVDEKDLAVGHPMRMMFRVKDIDSQRGFRRYFWKAAPAAQTETSGRA, from the coding sequence ATGACTTTCGGAATTCTCGCCTTCGGCGCCTATATCCCGCGCCTGCGCCTGCAGCGCAAAGCCATCGCCGACGCCCATGGCTGGTTCAACGCCGCCCTCAAGGGCCAGGGAAAAGGCGAGCGGGCCATCGCCAACTGGGACGAGGACGCGGTCACCATGGCGGTGGAGGCGGCGCGCGACTGCCTGACGGGGCAGGACGCGACCCGCGTCGAGGCGGTGCAAATGGCCTCGACCACCTTCCCCTTCCTCGACCGGCTGAATTCCGGGGTCGTCTCCGAGGCGCTGAACCTCGGACAGGATCTCGCCACCAGCGACGCCGGCCAGACCCAGCGCGCCGCGACCTCCGCCCTGATGACGGCGCTGCGCGGCGGCCCCGCGACGCTCGTCCTCGCGGCCGAGAAGCGCCCGGTGAAGGCGGCGAGCCCGCTGGAGATGACGGCGGGAGACGGCGCCGCCGCCCTCCTCGTCGGCGAGGGCAAACCGGTCGCGACGCTGCTCGCCTCGGCCACCCGCACGGCCGATTTCGTCGACCATTACCGGACGCCGGAATCGGAATTCGACTACCAGTGGGAGGAGCGCTGGATCCGCGACGCCGGCTACATGCCGCTGGTGCCCCCCGCCATCAAGGCCTGCCTCGCCAAGGCCGGCCTCGGCCCGGAGGCGGTGACGCGCTTCTGCATGCCGGCGGTCCTCGCCAAGGTCGCCAATTCCGTCGCCAAGGCCGCCGGCATCGCCGACGCGGCGGTGGCCGACAATCTCCACGCCGTCTGCGGCGAGACGGGCGCCGCCCACCCGCTCGTCATGCTGGTGGCGGCGCTGGAGGCGGCGAAGCCCGGCGAGAAGATCATGGTGGTCGGCTTCGGCCAGGGCGCCGACGTCCTGCTCTTCGAGGTGACCGACGCCATCGCCGACCTGCCGGCCCGCCTGGGCGTGAAGGGGCATCTCGCCCGCCGCAAGGAGGAGGCGAACTATTCGAAGTTCCTCGCCTTCAACGACACGATCGAACTGGAGCGCGGCATGCGCGCCGAGGCCGACAAGCAGACCGCCCTCTCGGCCCTGTGGCGCAACCGGGCGACGGTGACCTCCTTCGTCGGCGGCAAATGCACCCAGTGCGGCACGCTGCAGTTCCCGAAGACGCGGGTCTGCGTCAATCCGAACTGCACCGCCATCGACACGCAGGTGCCGGAGCCCTTCGCCGGCAAGACCGGCAAGATCAACTCCTACACCGCCGACCGCCTGACCTATTCGCCCGATCCGCCGGCCTGCTACGGCATGATCCAGTTCGAGGAGGGCGGCCGCTGGATGATGGACTTTACCGACGTGGACGAGAAGGATCTCGCCGTCGGCCATCCCATGCGGATGATGTTCCGGGTGAAGGACATCGACAGCCAGCGCGGCTTCCGTCGCTATTTCTGGAAGGCGGCCCCGGCCGCGCAGACCGAAACCTCTGGGAGGGCCTGA
- the hutG gene encoding N-formylglutamate deformylase — translation MTPVTVIPGDGPLVLGQPHVGTMIPPEVSVELNDLGRSVPDTDWWIDRLYEGIAARTGATVVRQNLSRFVIDVNRDPSGISLYPGQNTTTLCPTTTFDAEPIYREGRAPDPAEIDRRRGLYFAPFHAAMAAAIETARIRHGYCVLYDCHSIRSQVPNLFPGTLPVFNIGTNGGASCAPAIREAAVRAAEASGMSFVADGRFKGGWITRHYGAPERNVHAVQMELAQSAYMAEAPPWTYDETVAAKTEAVLDRIVAAILAAAATLEARP, via the coding sequence ATGACCCCCGTCACCGTCATTCCGGGCGATGGCCCGCTCGTCCTCGGCCAGCCCCATGTCGGCACCATGATCCCGCCGGAGGTCTCTGTGGAGCTGAACGACCTCGGCCGCTCGGTGCCCGACACCGACTGGTGGATCGACCGGCTCTACGAGGGCATCGCCGCCCGGACCGGCGCTACCGTCGTGCGCCAGAATCTCTCGCGCTTCGTCATCGACGTGAACCGCGACCCCTCCGGCATTTCGCTCTATCCGGGCCAGAACACCACCACGCTCTGCCCCACCACCACCTTCGACGCCGAGCCCATCTACCGCGAGGGCCGCGCTCCCGACCCGGCGGAGATCGACCGCCGCCGGGGCCTCTATTTCGCGCCCTTCCATGCCGCCATGGCGGCCGCCATCGAGACCGCCCGCATCCGCCACGGCTATTGCGTGCTCTACGACTGCCACTCGATCCGGTCGCAGGTGCCGAACCTCTTCCCCGGCACGCTCCCCGTGTTCAACATCGGCACCAATGGCGGCGCCTCCTGCGCCCCGGCCATCCGCGAGGCCGCCGTGCGCGCGGCCGAGGCCTCGGGCATGAGCTTCGTCGCCGACGGCCGCTTCAAGGGCGGCTGGATCACCCGCCACTACGGCGCGCCGGAGCGGAACGTCCACGCCGTGCAGATGGAGCTGGCGCAGTCCGCCTACATGGCGGAGGCGCCGCCCTGGACCTATGACGAGACCGTCGCGGCGAAGACCGAGGCCGTGCTCGACCGCATCGTCGCCGCCATCCTCGCCGCCGCTGCCACCCTGGAGGCCCGCCCATGA